CCGGGCTGTACACCGGCATACAGCTTCTGCGCATGTTGAGCACCGCGCCCGGGCGAGTAGGAGAACATCCGCACGGACGGCCCCGAGCCGTTGACCTGCGCCCACAGGTAACTCTTCGTCTGCGGCCTTCGTCCTGGTTCCTTCAGCACCTGGAACGTGGTTTCGTCGCCGTAGATCAAGTTCGATTCGAGCAGCGCGTCGCGCATCAGGTTGATCACCGGCTGCGTGGCCAGACCTACCCGCACCACGCTGGCGGCCAGCGTATTCGACGAGATGTCACCGCCGAAGCGACGCAGCAGTGTGGCCTGACGATACAGCGGCATGCCGTACTGATACTTGCCGGTGATGATCCACGCCAGCGCGGATTCCGTGAGCAGCCCGCGCGGAATGATGCGCGTCGGCGCCAGCGTGACCTTGATGCCGAGATCGCAGCATGGGCACGCGTACTTGACCCGCTGGTGCTGAACGACGCGCACTTGCTCGGGAATCACGTCGAGCTGTTCGCTCGTTTCCACGCCGATCTCGACGAGGGCCTGGCCGTCATGGGCGCAGAACCGTTCGGACTCGGGCAGCTCGTGCCGCACGACCTCGCGCGGCAGATTCGGATCGAGTGGTTTGCGCCCGCGCTTGCCTCGCGTGTGGGCCGCGACCGATGTACCGGGCATATCCTCGCGCGCGGGCGCGTCGGCAGTCGTCGCCAGCGCCTCGGCTTCGTTGAACAGGCCGAGCTGGTCGGCATGGCGCGCCTCGCTCGAGGCGCCGAACAGTTCGTGCTTGTAGGCCCGCAGTTTCTCTTCGGCCAGATCGCGCTGAGCCGTCACGAGCCGAAGCTCACCGCGCAGCGCATCGCGTTCGGCGAGCAGTGCCTGGTATTGCTCAACACTCGGCATGACGGGGCTGTTCGGCATGGCCAATTAGACCACGCCACCTGCGTGGTGTTCAGCTCATCCGCGCGTAATATCGCTGGGGATGCTTCTGGATCACGGCCAGGTCGATGCCGTCGAGCAGCCAGTGCAACTGCTCGGTGCTGATCGTGATCGTGTCGCCACCGTTCGGCCAGACGAAGCGGTCGGCTTCGAGTCGCTTGAGCAGTAACCAGAAACCGTTGCCGCCCCAGCCGAGGATCTTGACTCGATCACGACGGCGGTTGCCGAAGACGAACAGCGCCGAGGTCATTGAGTTCAGGCGCATCGCCTGTTCGACCAGGATCGACAGCCCGTTGATGCCCATGCGGAAGTCGACCGGATCGCGATGCAGGTAGACCTTCAGCCCTTCGTCGAACCGGAACACGGCAGCCTCCCGAGCATCTGGACGAGCATCGTCAGTTCATCGAAGTTCGCCTGGCTCAGCTCCAAGGAAACGCCGTTTGGTAAGTGCACCTTCAGCGAGGACACCGCAGCCGATTTAGAGTCGCTAACACAAGTCATCCACGAATCTGGAGCAGATGACGGCGGCAGCCAGGACAAGCAGAGCGGTATGAATATCGAGGCGTCGTTCGAAGCGAATTCGAAGCTTGCCGAATCCGGCGAACCAGGCATGCGTACGCTCGACGACCCAACGATGCCTGCCCAGCCGTTCGCTGCTTTCGATACCGCGGCGTGCAATACGAGCCTTGATGCCGCGCTGTCTCAGATAACGTCGACAACGCCCGAAGTCATACCCTTTGTCAGCGTGCAGTTTGCTCGGGCGCTTGCGTGGCGGACCGTTCAGCCCGGGTACCGCAGGAATGGCATCGAGCGTGGACTCGAATGCCATCGAATCGTGGCGGTTGGCTCCCGTGATCGTGACGGCCAGAGGAATGCCGCGTGCATCTACGACGATGTGTCGCTTCGATCCGAGCTTGCCGCGGTCGGTCGGGTTGGGGCCGGTTTCCTGGCCCCCCGGGGGCTGGAGACGCTGGCTCCATCGAGGCTGGCGCGTTCCCAATCGATCTGGTCGTGCTCACGCAGCCGACGCAGCATCGCCAGATGCAGCCGGCGCCATACACCGGCCGCTTGCCAGTCTCGCAGACGTCGCCAACACGTCATGCCACTGCCGAAGCCCAGTTCTTGCGGGAGGTCTTCCCACGGGATACCGGTTTGCAGCACATATAGGATGCCGTTGAGCGCAGCTCGGTCATCGACCGTGCGCCGCCGTCCGCCCTTGGGCGATGGGGTGAATTCCGGAATCAGCGGTTCCAGCTCCACCCACAACTCGTTGCTGATTTTGCGTCTTGCCATATCGCAGACGATACGACTTCTGCTACGTCATGTCTAGGTTATGTTAGCGGCTCTTAGCCGGAGTGGGGGCAGCCGCAGAGGTGACGACCTGCATGAAGGCTGATTCCTCAGGCACGGAAGCCGTCGACAACTCGACGCGAGCCTCTCGTGACGGCTCCGCCGCGGAGCTGGCTATCTCGCCCGCGGCTTGTTCGCGCTGATACTTGGAAATCCACGTCCGAACGAGGTTCGGATTGATGTCGTGCTCCATGGCCGTCCGCGCGATCGACACCCCTGGCTTCAGACACGCCTGTATCAACTCGCGCTTCGCATCCTCGTCGTACTTGCGCCGTCCGTCTCGCTTGCGATCGGCCACCAACCGGCTCTGCAAACCTCCGTGTTGCTCGTTCATGCACACCTGTCCACGCTCATTGAACATGGACACGTAGCCTCGGTGAATCAGCCTCGTCGTGCAATGGCGTCCTTCAAAGAGCGCTTACTTTTGAACTGGCCTCTAACGGCTTCGACATCGTTCATCGCGACCAGGACAAAGAGGTTGCGTATCGTCAAATCAGCTGGACTTATACGCAGCGCCACGGCGACCGTGAGGTCGAGGTGACCGAGGTCAAGGATGTTCCGTACTACCGTTATCCGCGTACGAACGTTCCGCCGTACTCCATCGAGGTTGTTATCTCGGCCGACCCTGACGGTGCGCATTGCATCGTCGCCGGTCCGTTCAAACACACGGATGAACAGACCGTTGTTGCGACGAACACAGCCAATATGTTGTTCGAGCAGTTCGGCTCGTTCGAGGTGCTCGACACGTCGATGAGCCCGTCGGTCAAGGTGCCAGTGCGCCGCCTCAACTGGAAGCTTCTGCCGCCTGGCAAGAACCCGTGGAAATCCGCATGGTCGTCGCTCGAAACTGTCATCGACAAGAGCCGTGGCAAGAGCCGCGAGGTCGTTGCATCGCGCTTCAAGGAAGTGGGCAAGTACGCGCCGGAATTCGTCGCCATCGGTCTGGGTGGCTTTGACGATTACGTCGTGTTCGGTTTCCCGAGCAAGGGCCTGTGCATCCTGGAAAGCCGGTTCACGAACAACGCCACCTACATTCTCGCCCACGCGAACTGGGAAATCGTCTCGCAGTTGACGAAGGCGCAAATCCTGTCTGTGTCTGCGCATCAAGGGCGCCTGATTCACGACCGCAACTGGTTTGATGCCCTGGGCGCAGTGCTGGGAGCCCCACGGCAGACCCGGCGTAACGGAAACAAGCAGTAGGGGTGGCAGCGCGTCGCGGCCGTTCGTGCCGCGCTGCTCGAGCAAGATTTGGCAGATTGTCGAGGGAATGATGGCAGGGACGCGAACACACGAGGAGCAACAGAAGCTGCTGCTCGAAATCATCTGTAGAAGTTCAGACTTGATCTGACAGTAAGGCCTTGCCAAGAGGCGGGGTTACCCGTTTTGATAGAGGTGCGAATCTTCATCAAAACAGCGCGCAAGCGCCAAGGAGTAACCCCGTGAGTAGTCTCAACCAAAATGTCATCCGCCACAAGATCGGTCTGCTGAATCTGGCCGCCGAGCTGGGCAACGTGTCGAAAGCCTGCAAGGTGATGGGGCTGTCGCGCGATACGTTCTACCGCTATCAGAACGCCGTGGCCGAGGGCGGCGTCGATGCCCTGTTCGACAGCAATCGGCGCAAGCCGAATCCCAAGAATCGAGTCGATGAAGCGACGGAAATCGCCGTGCTGGCCTATGCCATCGAGCAGCCCGCCCACGGGCAGGTTCGGGTCAGCAACGAATTACGCCGGCGCGGCATTTTCGTGTCTGCATCCGGCGTTCGTTCGATCTGGCTGCGTCACGCGTTGTCGTCCTTCAAGCTGAGGCTCGTGGCGCTGGAGAAGCAGGTCGCTGAAAAAGGCATCGTGCTGAGCGAGGACCAGGTGGCCGCGCTGGAAAGAAAGCAGGACGACGATGTGGCTCATGGCGAAATCGAAACCGCTCATCCCGGCTATCTGGGCTCGCAGGACACGTTCTACGTGGGCACGATCAAGGGCGTAGGCCGGATTTACCAGCAGACCTTCGTCGACACCTACAGCAAAGTGGCGATGGCCAAGCTGTACACGACCAAGACACCGATCACGGCGGCCGATCTGCTCAATGACCGGGTGTTGCCGTTCTTCGAGGAGCACGGCATGGGTGTGATCCGCATGCTGACCGATCGAGGCACGGAGTATTGCGGCAAGCCGGAATCGCACGATTATCAGCTGTACCTGGCGCTGAACGACATCGAGCACACCAAAACCAAGGCGCGACATCCGCAGACCAATGGCATCTGCGAGCGGTTCCATAAAACCATCCTGCAGGAGTTTTATCAGGTCGCGTTCCGCCACAAGCTCTATCTGACGCTGGCGGAACTGCAGGTCGATCTCGATACTTGGCTGATGTACTACAACGGCGAGCGAACGCATCAAGGTAAGATGTGTTGTGGTCGCACGCCTTTGCAAACGCTCATCGCGGGCAAGGAGGTGTGGAAGGAGAAAGTGAGCCACCTGAATCTGATCTGACAGTCACGCACCGTCGGAACGGGTAACTGTCAGATCGGGTCGCGACTTCTACAAATCATCAAACGCTTTGACGGGTACATCAACGCGACGAACTCGAAAATCGCGGTCGTACTGTCGTGTTGCACGGCCTACATCGGTGGCCTCGGCTTCAAGCCCGTCGACCTTTCCGATAAGCGCGAGCACGACTGGGCCTGGTGGGGCTTGCTCGCAGTCTCGCTGCTTTCGGTGCTCTCGACATTGGTCGCAGGCCAGTACGCGTACCCCGCCGCGCGCTCAAGCTGCAAACGCCAGCCGCCCGCGCGCCATACGAGAAACCCTCTGCTATTTTTTTGCGATGTCGCCTCGCATGCCGGTGGCCGCGATGGCTACACAACTTACCTCGTGTCAATGACCGCGGAGGACGTGAATACAGACCTCTCGGCGCAGGCTTAAGTGCTCGCAACGATTGCAGCTTCGAAGTTTCGCCTGCTTGGCAGAGGTATCAACTGACTTGTCCGCGTGCAGTTGCCCTCGTTTGGCATTGTTCTGGTTATGTTGATTACCGTGCTCTCCAAGTGGACTCTCTCCAAGTTCGCCTTTCTTGAGTATAGATCGACGCGATAAGGCGATTGCGCTTTGAATGTCGCGATACATTGGATGTCTGCATAAATATCGCAATAATAGAGGGGTATATGAAATATTGGATTAATGCAGTAGGCGGGGTATTCCGACATCCGGGGGTGCGGCTTGTAGTTGTGCTTTTGGGGTTGACGTTGGCGACAAGGGTGGTCAGCTATGGTTGGGGAGCTAAGCTTATAGGAGCCTCCTTTTTCGGTTTCATGTTGTGGGGGCTATTTTTGGAGTGGCGGCGATTCCTGCCACCTTTTCGCAGGATGATGTTGAGGCGGGTAATGCGTATCATGAAAGCGCTACGGCCGCTGCGCAAGCTTCCTCCCGACGTCCCGGTCTTGTACGGAGCTGTCATGATGTACATGATTGCTCGTCTGATACTTACTACCCTGCACTGGATGCCCTGGATCGGTTCCACATACGAGATATTCTGCGTCGGTGTGGTGACATCGATTGCTGCTCTTCGGCATGCACATCTGATACTTTCCCGGATCGCGAAGTGGTCATGGGGAAAGGTGCTCGGCAAAACGTTATATGCGATGTCGACTGCGGTATGTTTGGCGATCGGAACATCGCAAGCAATACGTACGACGCGACTTTTGACACATGCAGATGCGAAGTACTTCCCGAGTTT
The window above is part of the Burkholderia glumae LMG 2196 = ATCC 33617 genome. Proteins encoded here:
- the tnpC gene encoding IS66 family transposase, whose product is MPNSPVMPSVEQYQALLAERDALRGELRLVTAQRDLAEEKLRAYKHELFGASSEARHADQLGLFNEAEALATTADAPAREDMPGTSVAAHTRGKRGRKPLDPNLPREVVRHELPESERFCAHDGQALVEIGVETSEQLDVIPEQVRVVQHQRVKYACPCCDLGIKVTLAPTRIIPRGLLTESALAWIITGKYQYGMPLYRQATLLRRFGGDISSNTLAASVVRVGLATQPVINLMRDALLESNLIYGDETTFQVLKEPGRRPQTKSYLWAQVNGSGPSVRMFSYSPGRGAQHAQKLYAGVQPGTALMTDGYELYNGIAHDHQLVHLGCWAHVRRGFIKAEESVPKAARSPDLLATRFVALIGKLFAAEARSAKWESERRRRLRARYSARVLVIIERMLIEHLPGVVPSSLLGKALQYMNGQWPKLVRYVENGNWPISNNLCENAIRPFVVGRKGWLFSDTVAGAQASANLYSLVETCKANGIEPYRYLVWLFTRLPLAATADDYADLMPWRMSAGLNR
- the tnpB gene encoding IS66 family insertion sequence element accessory protein TnpB (TnpB, as the term is used for proteins encoded by IS66 family insertion elements, is considered an accessory protein, since TnpC, encoded by a neighboring gene, is a DDE family transposase.) — protein: MFRFDEGLKVYLHRDPVDFRMGINGLSILVEQAMRLNSMTSALFVFGNRRRDRVKILGWGGNGFWLLLKRLEADRFVWPNGGDTITISTEQLHWLLDGIDLAVIQKHPQRYYARMS
- a CDS encoding transposase produces the protein MNEQHGGLQSRLVADRKRDGRRKYDEDAKRELIQACLKPGVSIARTAMEHDINPNLVRTWISKYQREQAAGEIASSAAEPSREARVELSTASVPEESAFMQVVTSAAAPTPAKSR
- a CDS encoding IS481 family transposase; translation: MSSLNQNVIRHKIGLLNLAAELGNVSKACKVMGLSRDTFYRYQNAVAEGGVDALFDSNRRKPNPKNRVDEATEIAVLAYAIEQPAHGQVRVSNELRRRGIFVSASGVRSIWLRHALSSFKLRLVALEKQVAEKGIVLSEDQVAALERKQDDDVAHGEIETAHPGYLGSQDTFYVGTIKGVGRIYQQTFVDTYSKVAMAKLYTTKTPITAADLLNDRVLPFFEEHGMGVIRMLTDRGTEYCGKPESHDYQLYLALNDIEHTKTKARHPQTNGICERFHKTILQEFYQVAFRHKLYLTLAELQVDLDTWLMYYNGERTHQGKMCCGRTPLQTLIAGKEVWKEKVSHLNLI